One window of the Rhizobiaceae bacterium genome contains the following:
- the gltX gene encoding glutamate--tRNA ligase, translated as MNITVRFAPSPTGKIHIGNARTALFNWLFAQKHNGRFVQRFDDTDVERSKQEYADAILYDLHWLGVFPDATEYQSRRFPLYDAAVEKLKAAGLLYPCYETQEELELKRKIRLTRRLPPVYGREALKLTREEIAGFESAGRRPHWRFLLPNFATEPQETQRTEVTWTDLVRGEETVDLASLSDPVLVREDGTYLYTLPSVVDDIDLGITHVIRGDDHVTNTGVQIALFKALGSEPPSFGHHNLLTTVSGEGLSKRTGSLSIEGLREQGIEAMAVASLAVLVGTSENIVAARDLYELAGHFDISATSKSAAKFDPAELMTLNRTLLHKMPFEDARERLGAMTISGEIAEPFWNAVRGNLDTIRDAARWWAIVRKGPEATDEIGETDREFLRQAFALLPEEPWNGSTWKIWTDNVRKETGRKGKSLFMPLRLALTGLSSGPELAELLPLLGREGTLARRP; from the coding sequence ATGAACATAACCGTCCGTTTCGCCCCGTCGCCGACGGGAAAGATCCATATCGGGAACGCGCGCACGGCCCTGTTCAACTGGCTTTTCGCGCAAAAGCACAATGGCCGTTTCGTGCAGCGCTTCGACGACACCGACGTCGAGCGTTCTAAGCAGGAATATGCCGACGCCATCCTGTACGATCTGCACTGGCTGGGCGTCTTCCCGGATGCGACCGAATACCAGTCCCGTCGTTTTCCGCTCTATGATGCCGCCGTCGAGAAGCTGAAGGCCGCCGGGCTTCTGTATCCCTGCTACGAAACGCAGGAGGAACTGGAACTCAAGCGCAAGATCCGGCTGACGCGGCGGCTTCCCCCCGTCTACGGCCGCGAGGCGCTCAAGCTCACCAGGGAGGAGATCGCCGGGTTCGAGAGCGCCGGGCGGCGGCCGCACTGGCGCTTCCTCCTGCCGAACTTCGCCACCGAACCGCAGGAAACACAGCGCACGGAGGTCACCTGGACCGATCTCGTTCGCGGCGAGGAAACGGTGGATCTGGCGTCGCTGTCGGACCCGGTGCTGGTGCGAGAGGACGGCACGTACCTTTATACGCTGCCCTCCGTCGTCGACGATATCGACCTCGGCATCACGCATGTCATCCGTGGCGACGACCATGTCACCAACACCGGCGTTCAGATCGCGCTTTTCAAGGCGCTGGGCAGCGAACCGCCGAGCTTCGGGCACCACAATCTTCTGACGACCGTCAGTGGCGAAGGCCTGTCCAAGCGCACCGGTTCGCTGTCGATCGAAGGGTTGCGGGAGCAGGGTATCGAGGCGATGGCGGTTGCTTCCCTCGCCGTGCTGGTCGGCACGTCGGAGAACATCGTCGCAGCCCGCGACCTTTACGAGCTCGCCGGCCATTTCGACATATCGGCTACTTCCAAGTCGGCGGCGAAGTTCGATCCGGCCGAGCTGATGACGCTGAACCGGACGCTTCTGCACAAGATGCCGTTCGAGGACGCGCGCGAACGGCTCGGCGCCATGACCATTTCCGGCGAGATCGCCGAGCCGTTCTGGAATGCCGTCCGTGGGAACCTCGATACGATCCGCGATGCGGCCCGCTGGTGGGCGATCGTGCGCAAGGGGCCGGAGGCGACCGACGAGATCGGCGAAACCGACCGGGAGTTCCTGCGCCAGGCCTTCGCGCTGTTGCCGGAGGAGCCGTGGAACGGATCGACATGGAAGATCTGGACCGACAATGTCCGCAAGGAGACCGGCCGCAAGGGCAAATCGCTGTTCATGCCGCTGAGGCTCGCGCTTACCGGACTTTCGTCGGGTCCTGAACTGGCGGAGCTTCTGCCTTTGTTGGGTCGGGAAGGAACGTTGGCCCGACGACCCTGA
- a CDS encoding MFS transporter, which translates to MSYLHFLRENARWLAAGFLMTFFSIYGQTTFISLSAGDIRREYELSHGGFGTIYMIATLASALTLTRAGQVVDRYSVRRVAMVVIPMLAIGAIAMGFSHHVALLLPVIYLLRLFGQGMMVHTAYTGTARWFSAQRGRALSVIILGHNAGDALMPILFVSVAGAIGWRNGWLLAAVSLLLFALPLVSSLAAVNRTPRASDPTPRVSDARDWKRSEVIRDPYFYLLMLAVMAPSFIVTVIFFHQVYLVESRGWSMEAFAASFAVSAAVNSCFTLLVGQLIDRFSGVSLLPFVLLPLGAACLVLGSIDAQWSAFAFMALLGVSNGLSTTLFGAVWPEIYGLKNLGSIRALVVSASVLASAVGPGLTGYLIDLGVSYPGQILAMGLYCVGVSLLMVPVSRFLGKRRLQA; encoded by the coding sequence ATGTCCTACCTTCATTTTCTGCGTGAGAACGCGCGCTGGCTTGCGGCCGGCTTTCTGATGACGTTCTTCTCCATCTACGGGCAGACGACGTTCATTTCTCTGTCGGCCGGCGATATCCGTCGGGAATACGAGCTTTCGCATGGCGGTTTCGGCACGATCTATATGATCGCCACCCTCGCCAGCGCGCTGACGCTCACAAGGGCAGGGCAGGTCGTGGACCGCTACAGCGTCCGCCGGGTGGCCATGGTCGTCATACCGATGCTCGCCATTGGCGCGATCGCCATGGGCTTCTCCCATCATGTCGCGCTGCTGTTGCCGGTCATCTATCTGCTCAGGCTGTTTGGGCAGGGGATGATGGTTCACACCGCCTATACGGGCACTGCCCGATGGTTTTCCGCGCAGCGGGGCAGAGCGCTGTCGGTCATCATTCTGGGCCACAATGCAGGCGATGCGCTGATGCCTATATTGTTCGTCAGCGTTGCCGGCGCGATCGGCTGGCGCAACGGCTGGCTGCTGGCGGCGGTAAGCCTGCTGTTATTCGCCCTGCCTCTGGTGTCGTCGCTCGCGGCCGTCAACCGCACCCCGCGCGCGTCGGACCCGACGCCACGCGTCAGCGATGCGCGGGACTGGAAGCGTTCCGAAGTCATCCGCGATCCCTATTTCTATCTGCTGATGCTGGCGGTCATGGCGCCGTCCTTCATCGTCACGGTGATCTTCTTCCACCAGGTCTATCTGGTGGAGAGCCGCGGCTGGTCGATGGAGGCGTTTGCTGCCTCGTTCGCCGTCAGCGCAGCGGTGAACAGCTGCTTCACGCTGCTTGTGGGCCAACTCATCGACCGATTCTCGGGCGTCTCGCTGCTGCCCTTCGTGCTCCTGCCGCTCGGGGCCGCCTGTCTCGTGCTTGGATCGATCGACGCGCAATGGAGCGCTTTTGCCTTCATGGCGCTGCTCGGCGTGTCCAACGGCCTGTCGACCACGCTGTTCGGCGCCGTCTGGCCGGAAATCTACGGCCTGAAGAATCTCGGCTCGATCCGCGCCCTCGTCGTGTCGGCAAGCGTGCTCGCATCGGCCGTCGGGCCAGGGCTCACAGGTTATCTGATCGATCTCGGCGTGAGCTATCCCGGCCAGATCCTTGCGATGGGACTCTATTGCGTCGGCGTGTCGCTTCTAATGGTGCCGGTTTCACGTTTCCTCGGAAAGAGACGCCTGCAGGCTTGA
- a CDS encoding DNA-3-methyladenine glycosylase I produces the protein MFSFQKIRARAAERKGGEAALSTLLGKAPDNRIVADLPDDRILSAMAERVFSAGFVWSVIEQKWPGFEEAFLGFEPKRLLFQPDDFWHDLASDKRIVRNPQKIRSVRENAAFVDRVSGEHGGFGKFLADWPADDQVGLMDFLGKNGSRLGGNTGQYFLRWVGWDAFVISSDMAAALRDAGLDIAESPTSKKDLAKIQQQINTWVQETGLPRMQLSRILSMSIGVNHSPEELRQYMGE, from the coding sequence ATGTTCTCCTTCCAGAAGATTCGTGCGCGGGCGGCGGAACGCAAGGGCGGCGAGGCTGCGCTGTCGACGCTTCTTGGCAAGGCGCCGGACAATCGCATAGTCGCCGATCTTCCTGACGACCGCATCCTTTCAGCCATGGCGGAACGAGTCTTTTCCGCCGGGTTCGTGTGGAGCGTGATCGAGCAGAAATGGCCGGGGTTCGAGGAAGCCTTTCTCGGCTTCGAGCCGAAACGGCTGCTCTTCCAGCCGGATGACTTCTGGCACGACCTCGCTTCCGACAAACGCATCGTGCGCAACCCGCAAAAGATACGCTCCGTCCGGGAGAACGCCGCTTTCGTCGACCGGGTCTCGGGCGAGCATGGCGGTTTCGGAAAATTCCTCGCTGACTGGCCCGCCGACGATCAGGTCGGCCTCATGGACTTCCTCGGCAAGAACGGCAGCCGGCTCGGCGGCAATACCGGGCAGTATTTCCTTCGATGGGTAGGCTGGGATGCATTCGTCATCTCGTCCGACATGGCCGCGGCGCTTCGGGATGCCGGACTGGACATCGCCGAAAGCCCGACGTCGAAAAAGGACCTCGCGAAGATTCAGCAGCAGATCAACACATGGGTGCAGGAAACCGGCCTGCCGCGCATGCAGCTCTCGCGCATCCTGTCCATGTCGATCGGCGTCAACCATTCGCCGGAAGAACTGCGGCAGTATATGGGCGAATGA